A segment of the Candidatus Stygibacter australis genome:
TGTTTTCGGCAGACGTTCCCGAAGGAACGCCTGCCATTCAATTCTAATCACCAGTCACTATTTTAATAAAACTATTTTACTGACCTGTTCATCATAAGGGGAAATCAATCTTACGAAGTATATTCCTCCACTGACCTGTCTCCCATTAGTATCCAATCCTTTCCAGATTTTATCTACTCTTTCTCCTTCTGTGCAATAGGATTTTGCCATGATAGTCTTAACCTTTTGACCTTTCAAGTTATAGATCGTCATATCATATATACCATATTGCCCTGCCTGGAAAGATAATTGAATAGTAGGATTAAATGGATTGGGATATGCTTTTAATGAAGTTTCCAGTTCAGGTACCTGGTCAGAGAGCGGTTCTCCAAATTCGATAAAAGCATAATCTCCCAGGCTACCTGTGATAAGTATATCTGTACTGTATTGGCTGAAGCTGTTATCTATCCGGTAATCCATGACCTGCTTCTCTGATCTGCCGTTATAAAAAACGAATTCTAGTTCATAGCCGGGTTCTTCTTCAAGCACATAAGCTCGTAATTGAAAAAGACTGTCACTATCCACTACTTCTGCACCTTTACAGACATTATCTACGTAAACTGCAACTTCCAGAGGTACTTCTTCTGTAAATTCCATAAAGATCGGTAAATAATTCATTTCTTCCTGATAACTAAATTGTGTAGGTTCTGGTCTTTCATAAGGTGCAATGATCTCTCTGGCTGGTTCCTGCCAGTTAAAATCAAAATCTGCTTCAGAATCATCTACTAATATAACCAGATCTCCATATCTGAGGGTTGAATTTTGCGGAAAGCTCCAGCCGAAAATTGTCTTTATTGCTGTCCAGTTCTTGGTAATTATCTTGTATAATTGCGTTAGTGCCCCAGAACTAAAAGCATCCTCGGCATCCTGGGTGTCTTCTAGAAAATAACATACCCAGTTCTCATCTTTTCTCACATCTACTGTTATATCTGTTTCCGGATCGATCACATCTCCAAAAACACGTAAATATGAACTGCTTAATCCGCTGTCCCAGACTTTGAAC
Coding sequences within it:
- a CDS encoding T9SS type A sorting domain-containing protein, whose translation is MVISENLIYDLVEDATYDYTMAISEGTTSHDNSIDFFHNTIYCSESKDVFEDPDNGSEYYFVSMDITNNIFYSFDDFIEDGEDIPTEFDIDYNCCNVTLNDAGAGDTNNITGNPQFVDAGSDDYNLDLDSPCMDSGDPSFDHDDDGTVSDMGYFTGDDHDLARFLESDGATVNINWIGFPRLDVTDGENNGEYVEATDMLDLLEYTDNPEEIDVYYLLSTSSLNGYWDYDEYSWTPSTCANLINSIRGYKFKVWDSGLSSSYLRVFGDVIDPETDITVDVRKDENWVCYFLEDTQDAEDAFSSGALTQLYKIITKNWTAIKTIFGWSFPQNSTLRYGDLVILVDDSEADFDFNWQEPAREIIAPYERPEPTQFSYQEEMNYLPIFMEFTEEVPLEVAVYVDNVCKGAEVVDSDSLFQLRAYVLEEEPGYELEFVFYNGRSEKQVMDYRIDNSFSQYSTDILITGSLGDYAFIEFGEPLSDQVPELETSLKAYPNPFNPTIQLSFQAGQYGIYDMTIYNLKGQKVKTIMAKSYCTEGERVDKIWKGLDTNGRQVSGGIYFVRLISPYDEQVSKIVLLK